TGGATTTAATTTACAAGGTAAAAGGTCTATGCCAAATCTCTGTCACTATAAGGTGatattaattaaacaagaaaaagTTATAATAGGAAAAATTGTCCACTTTCAAGTGCAATAGTCATCATCCAAGAGACCAAGACCATGATCAAACCCTAAATATAGACTACTAACTACTACACGCATATTATTTCCTTTGGTTCATTCTGATTTGTCATGTTTcgttttaagaaatttaattaaactaatttaaattaaaataatcactaatttaaatttgaaatgaaaaaatatatacatcttaaaatgttagtcaatgcaatttaactttcaaaaaatataacgTGATATAAAGATAGACGGAGAgggtaaaagaataaaaatactGAAATTATTTCAGAAAGGAACACCACAATATATCTGTTATTCCACGTGAAAGAGATGTAAAACAGAAATGTTCAAGACACGCATGAGATGATAATTAAATTCAATGATATAGACACTTTGTTGACCAAAATTCTAAGAGCAATAAAGACAATTCTAATAGTTACATGTTATATGTGGTAAGTGGTAACCAATACTATATTACTACTATATCTATATTctttttatgataatatattgaATGATTTAATTATCCTCTATTCTTCAACTTTAGATTCATTCTGTCCTATTCTACTCTTCCTCCTTAAAATCATGTACACaattattggttttattaattatcaattaGTGTTGAAACTACCCGTAATTAGGGTAATTATTAGTAAGTACCTAGGAATTAGGATACATATATTCCCAAACATTTCTCTCACTGACCCAACAAAATTAACATTCATACCCTAACGGTACAAATAATTTCTAAACTATTATGTTTATGATAgcttttaactttattttctaGGTTGCCATATTAAGTATTaacatatacaattaatacatgATGTTGTAAATGAGGTAAAAAAGACTAAATTTtcattaagaaaatttaaaatataaaaagtaaatacaTGAAAAAGCGAATGAATTTTAATAGTTACTGCTCTCAAGCTCCGCCCCTAGTCATATATAACCTTTTTGTTATTGatgtgacttttttttaaaaaaaaaaacattatgagAGCACAATGTTAAAATCTTCCATTATTAATCATCTTGAATTCACAATCTCAATTAATGTTTTGGCTTAGAAACCCCATGGCATGTTGGTTTTATATTACCATAGGTGTAGGTACGAACAGTACAATATTTGCTTCGTACTGTCTGCTAGTGATTACTGACTAGTTCCTATCAAAACTAAAATTCCTCCATTCGtagtaacttaaaattttacGTGATACGATTTGATTAGGAATAAAATATATcgcataaattgagacagaaaAATTGAGATAGAAGGAGTAATAAACTTTTCCatactttaattaataatattagtacAACTTAGATTAAGATTAATTAACATTACCATAAGGTCCAATAGCTTAGCACACACCAAATTAGTTTAGTACTTACTTACTACAAACATAAGATAGACtaatatatttcataatttagGGGAAAGAGTTGAGAGTAAGTTCAAGAGCAGCCAAATTGTTATTATCAGAATGGTACCATCCTCCAGAAGATTCATGATGTTTGATGCAGAAATTTGAGATGATGTTCTCTTCATGCATGGGGAAAAGTGACAGAGTTTCTAAAGCAGAGTTACCCCTTTggtaattttcttcttcttgttcttcatctAGGGTTTCTTCATAATGTTTGTTGTTACTTTTTTCAAGAAAAGGGTAAGTTGCTGGAGAAGTAGTACTCATACTGTTGTAAGGATCAACACCAACCCATGTCAAATTTTGATGATAACTACCACCTGGTGGTGATATTGAACACTCCTGTTTCAACCATTCATCAACAACAATTACAAAATTAGGGTTCAATTTCaaacatcttttttcttttttctagttCAAATCTTATATAATAGATGTATAGAATAAAGGAAAATTTGACATATGACAAGTTGAGTAGTTGTTTTTATGGTGAAGAAAAGGGTATTTAACTCATAAAGTTTGGGGAAAATGTTGTTTTGATAATAGgactatatatatatccttttttttttcttcatttcatgtGTAGTTGGAAAAAAAACATAAGCAACATAGAGTATTTAACTCTAAGATTGGTGGATGAAAATGGTTCAAAATGTTGTTTTATTTGGCCAAAACTTACCCTAAAGCTCTTCTCCATAGCCAAAGTTCCATAACCATAGTTTCCAGTCTGTCCCACAGCTAATACCCCATGTGAAGATGGTGATGGACACTGAACACCTGTATATATATAATCGTAaattattaatgtattttaacATGTTATAGCAGGTAGTCCGCTTTATTTTAACCAAGACAATactaaaaagtaaattaaaaaaaaaagaatttaccTGGATTAGTAGTAGTAGTGTTGTACTTGTGGTGATCATCAGGAGATCTCCAAAGATGTGGAATCATTTGCATGGAagagatattattattatcagtGGCAGAGGCAGCAGCAATGAGCCTCTTCTTTTGTCTTTCACGAGCTTTATGGTTCTGAAACCAATAAAACACATTTTTGCCTTCAATCTTACCGTACTGTCTCAACTTAGCAGATATCCTCTGAATCTGTTCAGCAGTTGGAGACCTAACTCCATTGTTGTAGTAGAGATCCTTCAATATTCTTATCTGATCGCTTGTTGGCGTCCAACGACTACTACTTTGCCTACACATGAAACTGTTGTTATTATTTCTCCCACCATCTTCTATGTTGTGTTGCTGCTGTTCCATCATAAAACAACTACTCAACAAATGTAAGTAAAACTAAGAAACACACTGACTTATTAAGAGaattataaagaaatttttttggaagTGTTAGGGTGGGGTGTGGGGTACATGTAGGAGGATgataaatagaagaaaatcaagAGGGATATCTGGAAGAGAAGGACTGAAATTGACAGAGCAAAGggtaaaaaggaaataaaaagtaTGGGACAAAAGAGGgactagataaaaaaaaatggagtttGCTTGGATGAAAAGGCAAATGATAATACTatatgttatgattattataaagttttttttggagatatatatatatatatgggaaaGAAAAAAGTGTGCTTTATGAGAGGACAGTAATTAGATATATAGCTTCTtgttaaatgaatgaatgaatgtatAATATGTTCATTTTGTGATTTTTAGACTTTCATTTAGgggaattcttatttaatttgtcTTATgccataaattttttatattcttttgtaCTTTATCTAGTTAGTACTTACAAAATGGTTAATAGGGTAGTGTTGTAAAATATGAGTGGtaattgtatataaaaataaaatagagagaaaaagattCAAAAAGTTTACTAATTTGCAAATGATGTGTGGTCATTTGCATATAAATGCAGCTGCTATTGGTAGGCAATTATTAAAGCCACATTCTCACAAGTAGCATTAATGTCAGAGTTTTCTGCTAGTTGAAGAACTTGTAAATATCCAAAAGATCATTAGTGAACTTCTT
This window of the Solanum pennellii chromosome 2, SPENNV200 genome carries:
- the LOC107010754 gene encoding protein WUSCHEL, which translates into the protein MMEQQQHNIEDGGRNNNNSFMCRQSSSRWTPTSDQIRILKDLYYNNGVRSPTAEQIQRISAKLRQYGKIEGKNVFYWFQNHKARERQKKRLIAAASATDNNNISSMQMIPHLWRSPDDHHKYNTTTTNPGVQCPSPSSHGVLAVGQTGNYGYGTLAMEKSFRECSISPPGGSYHQNLTWVGVDPYNSMSTTSPATYPFLEKSNNKHYEETLDEEQEEENYQRGNSALETLSLFPMHEENIISNFCIKHHESSGGWYHSDNNNLAALELTLNSFP